In one window of Chryseobacterium phocaeense DNA:
- a CDS encoding reprolysin-like metallopeptidase codes for MKKRILLVGVLAAGFTSVYGQRWEPARQRTSEIRKNVEIKQAYNVDITSLRNLLKDAVETGKGAKPVIISLPTAEGKIEKFAVYSNPVMEKSLADRYQLGSYVGAGIDDPSKYVRFSTSPTDMQSMIIKDGVFQFIEPISADKKTYGVFYKTKKTVGEHGFECGTGERDLKDIKLLEENGKKNLSNVGITSRPASTKYRTYRLAISVTGEYTQFHGGTPAGALTAINNTMSRVNGIYEKDFGIHLTVQDLPAIIYTNAATDPYSDSGPGVDDYLWSSELATNLSTNVGSGLFDIGHLFGASGGGGMAGCIGCVCSDDTALDGDGIPSNYKGAGFTSPADDVPQGDSFDIDYVAHEMGHQFGGNHTFSHNSENSMANVEPGGGTTIMAYAGITHDNVQMVSNPYFHYKSIDQIMTNMEGKAGCGVAVDITNNTAPVISPLTAYTIPKGTAYYLDATAVDAEGDAVKYTWEQNNSVNTQATISGDSGWGYNTQGALARSFTGTAAGRRYFPKMETVMNGSLTNKQDWETVSYIPRALNYALTVRDENAQRPMHSSAEIALTVGNDGPFKFNGLTTATVLYNNASNTISWDPANTNAAPYNVTNVKIDYTADNGTTWTDLAASVPNTGSYAVQMPASLTGAVKLRISALGNVFYAVSPAITVGTAPTSAGAPTGVSSIDKEIFKTTARISWNSVPGANTYSVNYRKQGETNWQNVSSPTNSIVLTNLEDEKNYEVRVAAVVNSVTGDFSADYAFKTKGLLTGVDYCILNSGKSDYAAVRSIKVANVDYQDATFRSYKDLSTDLTKTINLTKGTAYTAETSILSSPGYGGRSVNASVWIDYNRNGVFETSEKVGQVAGGFQNGPSVITGLNIPFTVPATAYAGDKLLRMRIVVKNGTGALANICGSIAGGGIMDLPVRITSALAVNEVNNTKSELSIYPNPADTYVEVKNIKGKADYKIYSADGRLAQEGKLDGQRINVAALVKGVYVISVTSETDTFSTKLIKK; via the coding sequence ATGAAAAAAAGAATTTTATTAGTGGGCGTTTTGGCCGCAGGATTTACATCTGTTTACGGTCAGCGCTGGGAGCCGGCCAGACAGAGAACTTCTGAAATCAGAAAGAATGTGGAGATTAAGCAGGCATACAATGTGGATATTACATCGCTTAGAAATCTTCTGAAAGACGCGGTAGAAACCGGAAAAGGAGCAAAGCCTGTAATTATTTCCTTACCGACTGCCGAAGGGAAAATTGAAAAATTTGCAGTCTACAGTAATCCTGTCATGGAAAAATCTCTGGCAGACAGATATCAGCTGGGTTCCTATGTAGGTGCAGGAATAGATGATCCTTCCAAATATGTAAGGTTCAGTACTTCTCCTACAGATATGCAGTCTATGATTATTAAAGATGGCGTATTTCAGTTTATAGAGCCTATCTCTGCAGATAAAAAGACTTATGGGGTTTTCTATAAAACAAAAAAAACCGTCGGGGAGCATGGTTTTGAATGTGGTACAGGGGAAAGAGATTTAAAAGACATAAAACTTCTGGAAGAGAACGGAAAAAAAAATCTTTCTAATGTAGGTATTACCAGCAGACCTGCCAGTACAAAATACAGAACATACAGATTGGCCATATCCGTAACAGGTGAATATACACAGTTTCACGGAGGCACACCGGCCGGGGCACTTACTGCCATAAATAATACCATGAGCCGTGTGAATGGAATCTATGAAAAAGATTTTGGAATTCATTTAACCGTTCAGGACTTACCGGCAATCATTTATACCAATGCTGCTACTGATCCCTATTCAGATTCCGGGCCGGGTGTAGATGATTACTTGTGGAGTAGTGAACTGGCAACTAATTTAAGCACCAATGTGGGAAGTGGATTATTTGACATCGGCCACTTGTTCGGAGCTTCAGGAGGAGGCGGTATGGCAGGATGCATAGGATGTGTGTGCAGTGACGATACTGCGCTGGACGGTGACGGAATTCCTTCCAATTACAAAGGCGCGGGATTTACTTCTCCTGCAGACGATGTGCCACAGGGAGATTCATTCGATATAGATTATGTTGCTCATGAAATGGGACATCAGTTTGGTGGAAACCATACCTTTTCACATAATTCTGAAAACAGCATGGCAAATGTTGAGCCGGGCGGAGGAACTACGATCATGGCTTACGCAGGAATTACCCACGATAATGTACAGATGGTAAGTAACCCTTATTTCCATTACAAAAGTATTGACCAGATCATGACCAATATGGAAGGGAAAGCAGGGTGCGGAGTTGCCGTAGATATTACCAACAATACAGCACCGGTTATTTCTCCGCTTACTGCTTATACAATTCCGAAAGGAACAGCTTATTACCTGGATGCAACAGCAGTGGATGCCGAAGGAGATGCTGTAAAATACACATGGGAGCAGAATAATTCTGTAAACACGCAGGCAACGATTTCCGGAGACAGTGGCTGGGGCTACAATACCCAAGGGGCTTTAGCCAGATCTTTTACAGGCACAGCCGCAGGAAGAAGATATTTCCCTAAAATGGAAACAGTAATGAACGGTTCTCTGACGAACAAACAAGACTGGGAAACTGTTTCTTATATTCCTAGAGCACTCAATTACGCACTAACCGTAAGGGATGAGAATGCGCAGCGTCCCATGCACTCTTCGGCGGAAATTGCACTTACTGTAGGAAACGATGGGCCATTCAAATTTAATGGACTTACAACTGCAACCGTTTTGTATAATAATGCATCCAACACCATCAGCTGGGATCCTGCCAATACCAATGCAGCCCCATATAATGTAACCAATGTAAAAATTGATTATACAGCTGACAACGGAACAACATGGACAGATCTTGCAGCTTCTGTACCTAATACAGGAAGTTATGCAGTTCAGATGCCTGCAAGTCTTACCGGTGCCGTTAAGCTTAGAATATCTGCATTAGGAAATGTGTTTTATGCAGTGTCACCCGCCATAACAGTAGGAACAGCTCCAACTTCTGCAGGAGCACCTACAGGAGTTTCTTCCATCGATAAGGAAATTTTCAAAACAACTGCCAGAATATCTTGGAACAGTGTACCAGGAGCAAATACCTATTCAGTAAATTACAGAAAACAAGGTGAAACGAACTGGCAAAATGTTTCAAGCCCTACAAATTCTATCGTACTGACCAATCTTGAAGATGAGAAGAATTATGAAGTAAGGGTAGCAGCTGTAGTAAATAGCGTAACCGGAGATTTCTCAGCAGATTATGCCTTCAAAACCAAAGGCTTATTGACTGGAGTAGATTATTGCATACTGAATTCAGGAAAATCAGATTATGCAGCGGTAAGAAGTATTAAAGTTGCTAATGTTGATTATCAGGATGCTACGTTCAGGTCTTATAAAGATCTGAGTACAGATCTTACCAAAACGATCAATCTGACTAAAGGTACAGCATACACCGCGGAAACAAGTATTCTTTCATCTCCGGGATATGGAGGAAGGTCTGTTAATGCATCTGTATGGATTGATTATAACAGAAACGGAGTATTTGAAACTTCAGAAAAAGTAGGGCAGGTAGCAGGTGGATTTCAAAATGGTCCTTCCGTTATCACCGGGTTAAACATTCCCTTTACGGTACCCGCTACAGCCTATGCAGGAGATAAACTGCTGCGAATGAGAATCGTTGTCAAAAATGGAACCGGAGCATTAGCTAATATTTGTGGTTCAATTGCAGGAGGCGGCATTATGGATCTTCCTGTAAGAATCACAAGTGCATTGGCTGTAAACGAAGTGAACAATACAAAATCAGAACTCTCCATTTATCCGAATCCTGCTGATACCTATGTAGAAGTGAAGAACATCAAAGGAAAAGCAGATTACAAAATCTACAGTGCAGATGGAAGGCTGGCTCAGGAAGGAAAACTGGATGGGCAAAGAATAAATGTAGCAGCATTGGTAAAAGGAGTGTATGTGATCTCAGTAACAAGTGAGACCGATACGTTCAGCACCAAGCTGATCAAAAAATAA
- a CDS encoding VOC family protein, which produces MKKVTGIGGILFKSKDPGAMNEWYKTHLGLETSPYGTSFEWRESEDPSKKGLTQWAPFSETTKYFEPSEKDFMINYRVDNLEALVEELKKENVTIVDSIETYDYGKFIHILDLEGNKIQLWEPID; this is translated from the coding sequence ATGAAAAAAGTAACAGGAATCGGAGGTATCCTTTTCAAATCAAAAGATCCGGGCGCTATGAATGAATGGTATAAAACCCATCTGGGCCTTGAAACAAGCCCTTACGGCACCAGCTTTGAATGGCGTGAAAGTGAAGATCCTTCTAAAAAAGGACTGACCCAGTGGGCCCCTTTTTCCGAGACCACAAAATACTTCGAACCTTCTGAGAAGGATTTTATGATCAACTACAGGGTAGATAATCTGGAAGCACTTGTAGAAGAACTGAAAAAGGAAAATGTAACGATTGTAGACAGCATTGAAACGTATGATTACGGGAAATTCATTCACATTCTTGATCTTGAAGGAAACAAAATCCAACTTTGGGAACCGATTGATTAA